From Asterias amurensis chromosome 3, ASM3211899v1, a single genomic window includes:
- the LOC139935339 gene encoding heparan sulfate glucosamine 3-O-sulfotransferase 1-like, which yields MRVKYIAKRLAAIAVFAYILLVTVLLLSADVIPNYMVSIQTRLQGLQRGLQRGLQSTSDLVAPLPSCVTCCYRYIHCLKSTECGNNTFVKADLPDDEFKKRQCMRRLPGAIIIGTKKSGTSALQKFLGFHPEIAAADGEPHFFNRPVYHYGETFYKKMMPLSSKQQVTLEKTPIYYAYYPLGVHRRVHRLLPHAKLIIILRDPIKRAISDYFMETRYLLASGGKLSPKRLEPLHGYDLGDTFEKSVLTASGGKVNPQSKFVSLSVYNYSLSHWLSVFPRSSLLAIDGDAFVKDPLPALKETERFLGVQSFFDEDSFFTEENRGFRCLAKPVRTCWKSVKRPPHPTIPEDVLQKLKKFYEPYNRSLVKLLNQTFEWAK from the coding sequence atgCGTGTGAAATATATAGCAAAACGGTTAGCAGCAATAGCCGTCTTTGCATACATATTGTTGGTGACTGTACTTTTGCTCTCAGCTGATGTGATTCCCAATTATATGGTGTCTATACAAACTCGTCTTCAAGGGCTGCAGCGAGGGTTGCAGCGAGGTCTCCAGTCGACGTCTGATCTAGTTGCACCCCTCCCCTCCTGTGTTACTTGTTGCTATCGGTACATTCACTGTTTGAAATCCACTGAATGCGGTAACAACACATTTGTCAAGGCTGACTTGCCGGATGACGAATTTAAAAAACGACAGTGCATGCGTCGGCTGCCCGGGGCCATCATTATCGGCACGAAAAAGTCCGGGACGTCGGCACTGCAGAAGTTCTTGGGCTTCCACCCGGAGATTGCCGCAGCAGACGGGGAGCCACATTTCTTCAACAGGCCGGTGTACCACTACGGAGAAACATTCTACAAGAAGATGATGCCGCTTAGCTCCAAGCAGCAGGTGACTCTTGAAAAGACACCCATCTACTATGCTTACTACCCACTAGGCGTCCACCGTCGAGTTCACAGGTTACTACCGCATGCCAAGCTCATCATCATACTCAGGGATCCCATCAAAAGAGCCATCTCAGATTACTTCATGGAGACCAGGTATTTATTGGCATCGGGCGGGAAGCTCTCACCGAAACGACTTGAACCCTTACACGGATACGATCTCGGGGATACCTTCGAGAAGTCAGTTTTGACTGCATCAGGCGGTAAGGTGAACCCACAAAGTAAATTTGTGTCCCTCTCAGTCTACAATTACTCTTTATCTCACTGGTTATCCGTTTTCCCGCGGAGTAGTCTTCTCGCCATCGATGGAGATGCATTCGTCAAAGATCCCCTGCCGGCCCTCAAAGAAACTGAACGTTTTTTGGGAGTCCAGAGTTTCTTTGATGAGGATTCATTCTTCACCGAAGAGAATCGTGGGTTCCGCTGCCTGGCTAAGCCCGTCAGGACGTGCTGGAAGAGCGTCAAACGACCGCCACACCCAACGATCCCAGAAGACGTCCTTCAAAAACTTAAAAAGTTTTACGAACCATACAATC